A genomic window from Methanobrevibacter sp. TLL-48-HuF1 includes:
- a CDS encoding amino acid-binding protein — translation MKMDLVLELMDVPGQLVSVLDPISGLGANLVTVIHKRDSKNEKGMIPVQLTLEGERDSLDRVIERFKELGVSIIAMDGVVKKEVVSTILIGHIVDNDIRDTMDKINSLEGVYVVGFDIKLDGESKSSALINIETDFGMKEFVFDKIGKIAAEKDLLMINEV, via the coding sequence ATGAAAATGGATTTGGTTTTAGAACTTATGGATGTTCCGGGACAGCTAGTTTCTGTTTTGGATCCGATTAGTGGCCTTGGTGCAAACCTGGTTACTGTAATCCATAAAAGAGATTCTAAAAATGAAAAAGGAATGATTCCGGTTCAGCTTACTCTTGAAGGTGAACGTGATAGTCTTGACAGGGTTATTGAAAGATTCAAAGAGTTGGGAGTTTCCATTATTGCAATGGACGGAGTTGTTAAAAAGGAAGTTGTAAGCACTATTTTAATTGGCCATATTGTGGATAATGACATTAGAGACACTATGGATAAAATTAATTCTTTGGAAGGTGTTTATGTAGTTGGATTTGATATTAAATTAGATGGAGAATCTAAATCTTCTGCTTTAATTAATATTGAAACAGACTTTGGCATGAAAGAATTTGTATTTGATAAGATTGGTAAAATAGCTGCAGAAAAAGATTTACTTATGATTAATGAAGTTTAG
- the gatC gene encoding Asp-tRNA(Asn) amidotransferase subunit GatC, whose translation MKIEKDAENILNKFSKTLEDIPDLEETWYITDNLNLTREDKSHEKHPEKILRNAHIDKEGKLVVKRADWVN comes from the coding sequence ATGAAAATTGAAAAAGATGCAGAAAATATTTTAAACAAGTTTTCAAAAACTTTAGAGGATATTCCAGATCTTGAAGAAACTTGGTATATTACTGATAATTTAAATCTTACTCGTGAAGATAAATCTCATGAGAAACATCCTGAAAAAATTTTAAGGAATGCTCATATTGACAAAGAAGGTAAACTTGTTGTTAAAAGAGCAGATTGGGTTAATTAG
- a CDS encoding C1 family peptidase, with protein MLNKTKLSILVVSFVLLLSLTCVSANESNTFTDLQTAIDESGNELNINHNYVYNDTADGKYSEGITINNRELVINGNGYAVDGSNHARILLVTQCNLTINNLILTDGLSSYGSGIYAKDSNIILNNVTFKNMNSTQAGSCLISGGSLTIEDSSFINTTSEKGSAVFGAYGDIKISNSEIRTSHSDWGAVYLIGANANIANTDFVNLNSNYASAVYATGSKVMIDKSKFTNLKSNKTAGAIGSKESKEVIIKNSEFKNISCEKNGGSLYFDLVENVEISNSTFTHSYAEFGGAILQLEGSLTVENCNFTQNTAFYDGGAIYASYVNLKLNNNNFADNRGLNDDARGSNGGGLYLDMTNATITNSSFTNNFAAFDGGAIYTYDTSLFMNKNYFTNNSQFNTTGIFSAFDKNYTALNCNFTDDIISLNNTIYATIVDGSGITLTLVNNTITLTKLPSRFDLRDFGWVSSVKNQGAIGACWTFGTCGSLESALLKATDTEYDFSENNVQNSMIKYSLYGHTIENEGGTEFMGAGYLLSWLGMFPSRYDSYDELGKISPLISTNEDIHVQDMIFVHPRMNSTDNNQLKDALIKYGGLWVAYNAQQQAPYYNSKTAAQYYNGTEEANHAVLLVGWDDSYSKDNFMITPPGDGAFILKNSWGTDFGDEGYLYISYYDTICTGYPAIGVIVNNTVSYNKNYQIDISGMDKYENFNLSHIYYANEFEALENDLIAAVGTYFNNSGEKYEISIYVNDILKHTQSGISAFSGFSTIKLNNYIPVNKGDLFRAVIKGVNVPLSINTRVHNDGYTSFISADGKIWNTSENIICLKVYTIANSIKSSDLVKYYKNASKFSANVNAANVNVTFNINGVNYTKTSDENGTAYLNINLRPGTYNITTYFNGINKTNTVTVLSAIIGDNLVKYYKNGTEFYARFVKGNGEALANTNVTFNINGVFYTRETDSNGVAKLNINLRPGNYTLTATNPETGLDIGFNITVLPTIIAENLTTYLNASQFNASFVKGNGNPLSNTNVTFNINGVFYICQSDDNGLATLNINLMPGKYIITAIEPVTGLDMGYGVTVLK; from the coding sequence ATGTTAAATAAAACCAAACTAAGTATTTTAGTTGTATCTTTTGTTTTGCTGTTATCTTTAACTTGTGTTTCGGCTAATGAAAGCAATACATTTACAGATTTGCAAACAGCAATAGATGAATCAGGTAATGAATTAAACATAAATCATAATTATGTTTATAATGACACTGCCGACGGCAAATATTCTGAGGGAATTACAATAAACAACAGAGAACTTGTAATTAACGGGAACGGATATGCTGTTGACGGATCCAATCATGCAAGAATACTTCTTGTAACTCAATGTAATCTAACAATAAACAATCTTATTTTAACTGACGGATTATCATCATACGGTTCAGGAATATATGCCAAAGATTCCAATATTATTTTAAATAATGTAACCTTTAAAAACATGAATTCAACTCAGGCAGGCTCATGTCTGATAAGTGGGGGAAGCTTAACTATTGAAGATTCCTCATTTATAAATACAACTTCCGAAAAAGGAAGTGCTGTTTTTGGAGCTTACGGAGATATTAAAATAAGCAATAGCGAAATCAGAACATCCCATTCAGACTGGGGTGCAGTGTATCTTATAGGTGCAAATGCAAATATTGCCAATACTGATTTTGTTAATCTAAACTCAAATTATGCCAGTGCAGTTTATGCTACAGGTTCCAAAGTTATGATTGACAAATCCAAATTCACCAACTTAAAATCCAACAAAACTGCAGGAGCTATCGGATCTAAAGAATCAAAAGAAGTTATAATTAAAAACTCTGAATTTAAAAATATAAGCTGCGAAAAAAACGGAGGAAGCCTATACTTTGATTTAGTTGAAAATGTGGAAATTTCAAATTCAACTTTTACACACTCATATGCAGAATTTGGAGGAGCTATACTTCAGCTTGAAGGCAGTTTAACTGTTGAAAACTGTAATTTCACACAGAACACCGCTTTTTATGATGGCGGAGCAATATATGCATCATATGTTAATTTAAAATTAAACAATAACAATTTTGCAGACAACCGCGGATTAAATGATGATGCCAGGGGATCAAATGGAGGCGGCTTATATCTGGACATGACAAATGCAACAATAACCAATTCCAGTTTCACAAATAACTTTGCTGCATTTGACGGCGGGGCAATATACACCTATGACACATCATTATTTATGAATAAAAACTATTTCACCAATAATTCCCAATTTAACACAACAGGAATTTTTTCTGCATTTGATAAAAACTACACTGCACTAAACTGCAATTTTACTGATGACATCATTTCATTAAATAATACAATCTATGCAACAATTGTTGACGGCTCCGGAATTACATTAACTTTAGTAAACAATACAATAACTTTAACTAAACTTCCTTCCAGATTTGATTTACGTGACTTCGGATGGGTAAGTTCAGTTAAAAATCAGGGTGCAATAGGTGCATGCTGGACATTCGGAACCTGCGGATCTTTAGAATCAGCTCTTCTTAAAGCAACAGATACTGAATATGATTTTTCTGAAAACAATGTTCAAAACAGTATGATTAAATACTCCCTTTACGGTCATACCATAGAAAATGAAGGCGGAACCGAATTTATGGGAGCAGGATATTTATTAAGCTGGCTTGGAATGTTTCCAAGCAGATACGACTCCTATGATGAACTTGGAAAAATATCCCCATTAATATCCACTAACGAAGACATTCATGTTCAGGACATGATTTTTGTTCACCCACGTATGAATTCAACTGACAACAATCAGCTGAAAGATGCTTTAATTAAATATGGCGGACTTTGGGTTGCCTACAATGCTCAGCAGCAAGCCCCATACTACAATTCAAAAACCGCAGCACAATATTATAATGGAACTGAAGAGGCAAACCATGCAGTTCTTCTTGTCGGATGGGATGACAGTTACAGCAAAGACAACTTCATGATAACTCCACCTGGAGACGGTGCATTTATCCTTAAAAACAGCTGGGGAACTGATTTTGGTGACGAAGGATATTTATACATTTCATATTATGATACAATTTGTACGGGTTATCCTGCAATAGGTGTTATTGTAAACAACACTGTTTCATATAATAAAAACTACCAGATTGATATTAGCGGAATGGACAAATATGAAAACTTCAATTTAAGTCATATTTATTATGCCAATGAATTTGAAGCCCTTGAAAATGATTTGATAGCTGCAGTTGGAACCTACTTCAACAACAGTGGTGAAAAATACGAAATCAGCATCTATGTAAATGATATATTAAAACACACACAAAGTGGAATAAGCGCATTTAGCGGTTTTTCAACTATTAAATTAAATAATTACATTCCAGTTAACAAAGGAGACCTTTTTAGAGCTGTAATTAAAGGTGTAAATGTTCCATTATCAATAAATACCAGAGTACACAATGACGGTTATACATCATTTATAAGTGCCGACGGCAAAATATGGAATACATCTGAAAATATAATCTGTTTGAAAGTTTACACAATAGCCAATTCAATTAAAAGCAGCGATTTGGTAAAATATTATAAAAATGCTTCAAAATTCAGTGCAAATGTTAACGCAGCTAATGTAAATGTGACATTTAACATAAATGGAGTCAATTACACAAAAACCAGTGATGAAAATGGAACAGCTTACCTAAATATTAACTTAAGACCTGGAACTTATAATATTACAACTTACTTCAACGGAATAAATAAAACAAACACAGTAACTGTTTTATCTGCAATTATTGGAGATAATCTTGTTAAATATTATAAAAACGGAACAGAGTTTTATGCCAGGTTTGTTAAAGGCAATGGAGAAGCACTAGCTAATACAAATGTAACATTTAATATTAATGGAGTCTTCTACACCCGTGAAACTGACAGTAACGGTGTTGCAAAGTTAAATATAAACTTAAGACCTGGAAATTACACCCTAACAGCTACTAATCCTGAAACCGGATTGGATATAGGATTTAACATTACAGTTTTACCTACAATTATAGCTGAAAACTTAACAACATATTTAAATGCATCACAATTCAATGCAAGCTTTGTTAAGGGAAACGGTAATCCGCTATCTAATACAAATGTAACATTTAACATAAACGGTGTTTTCTATATCTGCCAGAGCGATGATAACGGTTTGGCTACTTTAAATATAAATCTGATGCCTGGAAAATATATCATAACAGCTATTGAACCGGTAACAGGCTTAGATATGGGGTATGGAGTAACTGTCCTTAAATAG